A stretch of the Vidua chalybeata isolate OUT-0048 chromosome 19, bVidCha1 merged haplotype, whole genome shotgun sequence genome encodes the following:
- the PSMD12 gene encoding 26S proteasome non-ATPase regulatory subunit 12 yields MAEGGAERADGRIVKMEVDYSATVDQRLPECERLAQEGRLQEVIENLLSLEKQTRTASDMVSTSRILVAIVKMCYEAKDWDALNENIILLSKRRSQLKQAVAKMVQQCCTYVEEITDLPVKLRLIDTLRMVTEGKIYVEIERARLTKTLATIKEQNGEVKEAASILQELQVETYGSMEKKERVEFILEQMRLCLAVKDYIRTQIISKKINTKFFQEENTEKLKLKYYNLMIQLDQHEGSYLSICKHYRAIYDTPCIQAESEKWQQALKSVVLYVILSPYDNEQSDLVHRISSDKKLEEIPKYKDLLKLFTTMELMRWSALVEEYGKELREGSLDSPATDVFGCTEEGEKRWKDLKNRVVEHNIRIMAKYYTRITMKRMAQLLDLSVDESEEFLSNLVVNKTIFAKVDRLAGIINFQRPKDPNNILNDWSHKLNSLMALVNKTTHLIAKEEMIHNLQ; encoded by the exons ATGGCGGAgggcggcgcggagcgggcCGATGGCCGCATCGTCAAAATGGAGGTGGATTACAGCGCGACCGTGGACCAGAGGCTACCCGAGTGCGAGCGGCTGGCGCAG GAAGGAAGATTGCAGGAAGTCATTGAAAACCTTCTCTCCCTGGAAAAACAAACACGGACG GCTTCTGACATGGTCTCCACATCCCGAATCTTAGTTGCCATAGTGAAAATGTGTTACGAAGCTAAAGACTGGGATGctcttaatgaaaatattattcttcTATCAAAGAGAAGAAGTCAGTTAAAACAG GCAGTTGCTAAAATGgtccagcagtgctgcacttATGTTGAAGAAATCACAGACTTACCGGTCAAACTGCGCTTAATCGACACGTTGCGTATGGtcacagaaggaaaa ATATACGTGGAAATCGAACGCGCTCGCCTGACAAAGACACTTGCAACAATAAAGGAACAGAATGGGGAGGTGAAAGAGGCTGCCTCGattctgcaggagctgcag gtGGAAACCTACGGTtcaatggaaaagaaagaacgTGTAGAATTTATCTTGGAGCAGATGAGACTCTGTCTAGCTGTAAAAGACTATATTCGGACTCAAATTAtcagcaaaaaaattaatacaaaattttttcaagaagaaaacacagaa AAACTAAAGTTGAAATACTACAACTTAATGATCCAGCTGGATCAACATGAAGGCTCCTACCTCTCCATCTGTAAGCACTACAGAGCCATTTATGACACTCCCTGTATCCAGGCTGAAAGTGAAAAGTGGCAACAG GCGCTGAAGAGCGTTGTTCTTTATGTTATTCTTTCACCTTATGACAATGAACAGTCTGATTTGGTGCACAGAATTAGTAGTGACAAAAAGCTAGAAGAAATCCCCAAGTATAA AGACCTCCTAAAACTATTTACCACCATGGAGCTGATGAGGTGGAGTGCCCTAGTTGAAGAATATGGGAAGGAGTTGAGAGAAGGATCCCTTGACAGTCCTGCAACAGATGTTTTTGGCTGTACAGAGGAAGGtgaaaagagatggaaagatTTAAAGAACAGAGTTGTTGAACAT AATATTAGAATAATGGCTAAGTATTATACCAGAATTACAATGAAGAGAATGGCACAACTCCTGGATCTGTCCGTTGAT GAATCGGAGGAGTTCTTGTCTAACCTAGTAGTTAATAAAACCATCTTTGCTAAAGTAGACAGGCTGGCAGGAATTATCAATTTCCAGAGGCCTAAGGACCCAAACAATATACTCAATGACTGGTCTCACAAGCTCAACTCCCTCATGGCCCTAGTTAACAAAACCACACATCTCATTGCCAAAGAAGAGATGATCCATAACCTGCAGTAA